A window of Streptomyces sp. SAI-127 contains these coding sequences:
- a CDS encoding LacI family DNA-binding transcriptional regulator has translation MKDIARRAGVSQSAVSFALNGRAGVSEDTRDRVRRVAEELGWRPSTAARALSGEGAATVGFVLARPAETLGVDSFFLQLVSGIQEVLAERHLGLLFQVVEDVEDECAVYRRWWAEHRVDGVLVVDPRTNDPRTGVLDELGLPGVVIGGAPDERHPGLSTVWADDAGAMAAVVDELYALGHRRIVHIAGLPGLAHTERRIRTLRAEAERRGLTGVKSVTTDYSDAAGAAVTRRVLEASAPPTALIYDNDVMALAGVAAATELGHSVPADVSVVAWEDSALCRMVKPWLSALSRDSVEFGRTAATELTALLDGGPARTVRVPVPRLIVRDSTGAARGT, from the coding sequence ATGAAGGACATCGCCCGGCGGGCCGGCGTCTCCCAGAGCGCGGTCTCCTTCGCACTGAACGGCCGGGCCGGGGTCTCCGAGGACACCCGCGACCGGGTGCGCAGGGTCGCCGAGGAACTCGGCTGGCGCCCGAGCACCGCGGCCCGCGCGCTGTCCGGCGAGGGCGCCGCCACGGTCGGCTTCGTGCTGGCACGGCCGGCCGAGACGCTCGGCGTCGACTCGTTCTTCCTCCAGCTCGTCTCCGGGATACAGGAAGTGCTGGCGGAGCGTCATCTCGGGCTGCTGTTCCAGGTGGTGGAGGACGTCGAGGACGAGTGCGCGGTGTACCGGCGCTGGTGGGCCGAACACCGGGTGGACGGTGTCCTGGTGGTCGACCCGCGCACCAACGACCCACGCACCGGGGTCCTCGACGAACTGGGCCTGCCCGGTGTGGTGATCGGCGGCGCCCCCGACGAACGCCATCCGGGGCTGTCGACCGTCTGGGCGGACGACGCGGGCGCGATGGCCGCGGTCGTGGACGAGCTGTACGCGCTGGGCCACCGGCGGATCGTGCACATCGCGGGCCTGCCGGGACTCGCGCACACCGAGCGCCGGATCCGCACCCTGCGGGCGGAGGCCGAGCGGCGCGGGCTGACCGGGGTGAAGTCGGTGACCACCGACTACTCGGACGCCGCGGGCGCCGCCGTGACCCGCAGGGTCCTGGAGGCGTCCGCTCCGCCGACCGCGCTGATCTACGACAACGACGTGATGGCCCTCGCCGGAGTCGCCGCCGCGACCGAACTGGGTCACTCGGTGCCCGCGGACGTGTCGGTGGTGGCCTGGGAGGACTCGGCGCTGTGCCGCATGGTCAAGCCGTGGCTGTCGGCCCTGTCCCGGGACAGCGTGGAGTTCGGCCGTACGGCGGCCACGGAACTGACCGCGCTGCTGGACGGCGGTCCGGCGCGGACCGTACGGGTGCCGGTGCCCCGGCTGATCGTGCGGGACAGCACGGGAGCGGCCCGGGGCACCTGA
- a CDS encoding prolyl oligopeptidase family serine peptidase, with the protein MRTRGAFCAATALALSAAVGCTTGDTEDRTRPSSPAASTPRTASPTATAAPVNPVSIPAMIQRDHTGSGLELGRVLTRTSAYTSYEVTYESDGLTISGLMNIPSGKGPFPALVLAHGYIDPEIYTTGRGLPREQDLLARNGYVVLHTDYRNHARSDKDTDNDVNLRLGYTEDVIGAAMALRSSGRPEIDTDRLGLLGRSMGGGVVHNTLVVAPGLFDAAVAYAPVSGRPQENIDQFQRPEGDPLVAEIESEHGTPETNPRFWREVSPLTYVDRVTEPLLIHHGTTDTTCPIRWTRQTVTAFEKAGKDVELRTYRGEGHTFYSQWGRSMDTTMEFFERHLS; encoded by the coding sequence ATGCGGACAAGGGGAGCGTTCTGTGCCGCCACCGCACTCGCGCTGTCGGCCGCGGTGGGCTGTACGACCGGCGACACCGAGGACCGGACCCGCCCGAGCAGTCCGGCCGCCTCGACGCCGCGTACCGCGAGCCCGACGGCGACGGCCGCGCCGGTGAACCCCGTCTCGATCCCGGCCATGATCCAGCGCGATCACACGGGGTCCGGTCTCGAGCTGGGCAGGGTGCTGACCCGTACCTCCGCCTACACGAGCTACGAGGTGACGTACGAGTCGGACGGCCTGACGATCTCGGGCCTGATGAACATCCCCTCGGGCAAGGGACCCTTCCCGGCCCTGGTGCTGGCGCACGGCTACATCGACCCGGAGATCTACACCACCGGCCGCGGCCTCCCCCGCGAGCAGGACCTCCTCGCCCGCAACGGCTACGTCGTCCTGCACACCGACTATCGCAACCACGCCCGCTCGGACAAGGACACGGACAACGACGTGAACCTCCGCCTCGGTTACACCGAGGACGTGATCGGCGCGGCGATGGCACTACGGTCCTCCGGGCGCCCGGAGATCGACACCGACCGCCTCGGCCTGCTCGGCCGTTCGATGGGCGGCGGTGTCGTCCACAACACGCTGGTGGTCGCCCCGGGCCTGTTCGACGCCGCGGTCGCCTACGCGCCGGTCAGCGGGCGACCCCAGGAGAACATCGACCAGTTCCAACGCCCCGAGGGCGACCCGCTGGTGGCCGAGATCGAGTCCGAACACGGCACCCCCGAGACGAACCCCCGGTTCTGGCGCGAGGTCTCCCCCCTCACCTACGTCGACCGCGTCACCGAACCCCTCCTGATCCACCACGGCACCACCGACACGACCTGCCCCATCCGCTGGACCCGCCAGACGGTGACCGCGTTCGAGAAGGCGGGCAAGGACGTCGAGCTGCGCACATACCGGGGCGAGGGGCACACCTTCTACTCCCAGTGGGGGCGCTCGATGGACACCACCATGGAGTTCTTCGAGCGGCATCTGAGCTGA
- a CDS encoding alpha-L-fucosidase: MTVSRRLFVTAATALAVTGIPTMAAAASDDRSYRIPVSPDDTEADLVRKASHVRPTARQVAWQSLERTAFLHFGVNTFTGLEWGTGDEDPDVFQPTGLDTDQWAAALKDGGFKLAILTVKHHDGFVLYPSRYTDHSVAASSWRDGQGDVLRSFADSMRRHGLKVGVYISPADENQYLHGVYANGSARAPRTIPTLVADDDRTPDRFHTLDATDYGAHMLNTLYEVLTEYGPVDEVWFDGAQGHIPPEKVESYDWDSWYTLVRTLAPDAAIAVTGPDLRWVGNESGIAREDEWSVIPVKENQYGRTDWALSYDTPDEGSRAALVKAQPATDYLQWWPAECDVSIRDGWFYHADQQPKSVDYLTEIFFGSVGRNAVLLLNVPPDTEGLLHGTDVVRLREFRERIERELPQDLAARGRTTSAPGRVTVDLGTEHEVDRIRLAEDIRYGQQVESFVVEALHDGTWTEVTGAGTIGASRILLLPAPVRARRWRLRVTQARSAVRIEEFGLYRSRA, encoded by the coding sequence ATGACCGTCTCCAGACGCCTCTTCGTCACCGCCGCCACCGCACTCGCGGTGACCGGCATCCCCACGATGGCTGCCGCGGCCTCCGACGACCGTTCCTACCGCATCCCCGTCTCCCCGGACGACACCGAGGCCGACCTCGTCCGCAAGGCGTCCCACGTCAGGCCCACCGCACGGCAGGTCGCCTGGCAGAGCCTCGAGCGGACCGCTTTCCTGCACTTCGGCGTGAACACCTTCACCGGCCTGGAGTGGGGCACCGGCGACGAGGACCCGGACGTCTTCCAGCCGACCGGCCTCGACACCGACCAGTGGGCCGCGGCCCTGAAGGACGGCGGCTTCAAGCTCGCCATCCTCACCGTCAAGCACCACGACGGCTTCGTCCTCTACCCCTCCCGCTACACCGATCACTCGGTGGCAGCGAGCAGTTGGCGTGACGGTCAGGGCGATGTGCTGCGTTCCTTCGCCGACTCCATGCGCCGCCATGGCCTCAAGGTCGGCGTCTACATCTCGCCCGCCGACGAGAACCAGTACCTGCACGGCGTGTACGCCAACGGCAGCGCCCGCGCCCCGCGCACGATCCCGACCCTCGTGGCGGACGACGACCGTACGCCGGACCGCTTCCACACCCTGGACGCCACCGACTACGGCGCCCACATGCTCAACACGCTGTACGAAGTACTCACGGAATACGGGCCCGTCGACGAGGTGTGGTTCGACGGCGCGCAGGGGCACATCCCGCCCGAGAAGGTGGAGAGCTACGACTGGGACAGCTGGTACACCCTGGTGCGCACCCTCGCCCCGGACGCGGCGATCGCCGTCACCGGTCCCGACCTGCGCTGGGTCGGCAACGAGAGCGGCATCGCGCGCGAGGACGAGTGGAGCGTCATCCCGGTCAAGGAGAACCAGTACGGCCGCACCGACTGGGCCCTGTCCTACGACACCCCCGACGAGGGCAGCCGCGCCGCCCTGGTGAAGGCGCAGCCCGCGACGGACTACCTCCAGTGGTGGCCCGCCGAGTGCGACGTCTCCATCCGCGACGGCTGGTTCTACCACGCCGACCAGCAGCCCAAGTCCGTGGACTACCTGACGGAGATCTTCTTCGGGTCGGTGGGACGCAACGCGGTGCTGCTGCTCAATGTCCCACCGGACACGGAGGGCCTGCTGCACGGCACGGATGTCGTGCGGCTACGGGAGTTCAGGGAACGGATCGAGCGGGAGCTGCCGCAGGACCTGGCCGCCCGCGGCCGCACCACGTCGGCACCGGGCCGCGTCACCGTCGACCTCGGCACGGAACACGAGGTCGACCGCATCCGCCTCGCCGAGGACATCCGCTACGGCCAGCAGGTGGAGAGCTTCGTCGTCGAGGCGCTCCACGACGGCACCTGGACGGAGGTCACGGGCGCCGGCACCATCGGCGCGAGCCGCATCCTGCTGCTGCCGGCTCCGGTACGGGCCCGGAGGTGGCGACTACGGGTGACGCAGGCCCGAAGTGCCGTACGCATTGAGGAGTTCGGGCTGTACCGGTCCCGGGCCTGA
- a CDS encoding family 20 glycosylhydrolase, whose product MRKRLRFAAVVALLTLLLAPAPALARSDQGPPVTVPALTRWTPESGAYAYRPGARLVAGDPAERRVADTLAGDLRTAGHGSVPVVRGAARSGDIVIEVDPSRSSLGAEGYELHAGRSLSITGATETGAFYGTRTLLQLLAQGDRIPAGRTVDVPRYQERGVGVCACYIHVSLPWLENLVREMAYNKLNQLLVELKVKSDAHPEANTWGYYTKDEIRQLVALGDKYHVEIIPEINSPGHIDPWIENRPDLQLTDSDGVKQPSRLDITQQAAFDYYKSLMDEYAQVFTAKSWHMGADEYMLGSDFAKYPQILEYAQEKYGSGATPQDAFVDFVNRVHDYAASKGVKLRIWNDGLTGANTVPVKTDTTVEHWLNVAVKPSQLIAQGYSVMNSSYSLYLIRGGFHSDTESLYDQSWDPRSFEGEKLASSRGVTGAKISLWPDNGRGETENEVAVRLWPALRHVAQATWGDPHPDATYAEFVARGAAVGHAPGWRDLTRVPVADGTYTFGPSFTASVQRTADGYVTLRSAAGCLAISGGKLTLSVPLQPGVEATWDTCDPSGTLQRWELEPVAGGYRLVNAITQMALTVTDDGRIVQYPADQRTPAVWHLS is encoded by the coding sequence ATGAGGAAACGGCTGAGATTCGCCGCCGTCGTGGCGCTGCTGACGCTGCTCCTGGCGCCCGCCCCGGCGCTCGCGCGCTCGGACCAGGGCCCGCCGGTCACGGTGCCTGCCCTGACCCGGTGGACTCCGGAGTCGGGCGCCTACGCCTACCGGCCCGGGGCCCGGCTCGTCGCCGGCGATCCGGCCGAACGCCGGGTGGCGGACACGCTCGCCGGTGATCTGCGGACGGCAGGCCACGGCTCGGTCCCCGTCGTACGTGGCGCCGCCCGGTCCGGTGACATCGTTATCGAGGTCGATCCGTCCCGGAGCTCCCTCGGCGCCGAGGGCTACGAACTCCACGCCGGCAGAAGCCTGTCGATCACCGGAGCGACCGAGACCGGCGCCTTCTACGGCACACGGACCCTCCTCCAGCTCCTCGCGCAGGGCGACCGGATCCCCGCCGGGCGCACGGTCGACGTGCCGCGCTACCAGGAGCGGGGCGTCGGCGTGTGCGCCTGCTACATCCATGTCTCGCTGCCCTGGCTGGAGAACCTCGTCCGCGAGATGGCCTACAACAAGCTCAACCAGCTGCTCGTGGAGCTGAAGGTCAAGAGCGACGCCCACCCCGAGGCCAACACCTGGGGCTACTACACCAAGGACGAGATACGGCAGCTCGTCGCGCTCGGCGACAAGTACCACGTCGAGATCATCCCCGAGATCAACTCTCCGGGGCACATCGACCCGTGGATCGAGAACCGTCCGGACCTCCAGCTGACCGACTCCGACGGCGTCAAGCAGCCCTCCCGGCTCGACATCACCCAGCAGGCCGCCTTCGATTACTACAAGAGCCTGATGGACGAGTACGCCCAGGTCTTCACGGCGAAGTCCTGGCACATGGGAGCCGACGAGTACATGCTCGGCTCCGACTTCGCGAAGTACCCGCAGATCCTCGAGTACGCCCAGGAGAAGTACGGTTCGGGCGCCACCCCGCAGGACGCCTTCGTCGACTTCGTCAACCGCGTCCACGACTACGCGGCGAGCAAGGGTGTGAAGCTGCGGATCTGGAACGACGGGCTCACCGGAGCCAACACCGTGCCCGTGAAGACCGACACCACGGTCGAGCACTGGCTGAACGTGGCGGTCAAGCCCAGTCAACTCATCGCGCAGGGCTACTCGGTGATGAACTCCTCCTATTCGCTCTACCTCATCCGCGGCGGCTTCCACAGCGACACCGAGTCGCTCTACGACCAGAGTTGGGACCCGCGCAGCTTCGAGGGCGAGAAGCTCGCCTCCTCCCGGGGGGTCACCGGCGCGAAGATCAGCCTGTGGCCGGACAACGGACGCGGCGAGACGGAGAACGAGGTCGCCGTCCGGCTCTGGCCGGCGCTACGGCATGTCGCCCAGGCCACCTGGGGGGATCCGCATCCCGACGCCACCTACGCGGAGTTCGTGGCGCGCGGTGCGGCGGTGGGCCACGCGCCCGGTTGGCGCGACCTGACCCGGGTGCCGGTGGCGGACGGCACGTACACCTTCGGGCCGTCGTTCACGGCCTCCGTGCAGCGCACGGCGGACGGCTATGTGACCCTCCGGTCGGCGGCCGGCTGCCTCGCGATCAGCGGCGGCAAGCTCACGCTCAGCGTGCCGCTGCAGCCCGGCGTCGAGGCGACCTGGGACACCTGCGACCCGTCCGGCACCCTGCAGCGCTGGGAGTTGGAGCCCGTGGCGGGCGGCTACCGGCTCGTCAACGCAATCACGCAGATGGCGCTCACCGTCACGGACGACGGCCGGATCGTGCAGTACCCGGCCGACCAACGCACCCCCGCCGTCTGGCACTTGAGCTGA
- a CDS encoding amidase family protein, which produces MTSWVGSTAAEIAAAVREKRATPREVVAEHLARIEKLDGRIGAFRVVRAEAALAEADEVGSRGDLGELPLAGVPVAVKDNLSVRGETNRVGTAATPDTPAGADHEVVARLRAAGAVVVGLTNVPELCVFGTTEGVHGTSRNPWDTTRTAGGSSGGSAAAVAAGLVPIALGNDGMGSLRIPAANCGLVTLKPGSGVVPAGISDGDWFGMSENGPLSTTVEDARLLLSVIAGTEFVRRDAPATLDVAVSLRSPLAGVTVSAPYTNAVREAAGLLIKAGHLVRRADPPYPLSLSLTSLATWTAGTSVDAAGLDPRLLARRTRVHAAIGRRFVKAVRTGKARQELRERLEPFFAEHDVLLLPALARRSPKAEAWHERGWLRNVLVNTNYSPLTPPWNLTGWPAMSVPLGTLPSGAPTAVQLVARPGSETVLLEVAEELERRQPWRRTAPLD; this is translated from the coding sequence GTGACCAGCTGGGTCGGCAGTACCGCCGCCGAGATCGCCGCCGCCGTCCGCGAGAAGCGGGCCACGCCCCGGGAGGTGGTGGCCGAGCACCTCGCCCGGATCGAGAAGCTCGACGGGCGGATCGGGGCGTTCCGGGTGGTGCGCGCCGAAGCGGCGCTGGCGGAGGCCGACGAGGTGGGTTCCAGGGGCGACCTCGGCGAACTGCCTCTGGCCGGGGTGCCCGTGGCCGTCAAGGACAACCTCTCCGTGCGCGGCGAGACCAACCGCGTCGGCACCGCCGCGACCCCCGACACCCCCGCCGGGGCCGACCATGAGGTCGTGGCCCGGCTGCGGGCCGCCGGCGCGGTGGTCGTGGGGCTGACGAACGTGCCGGAGCTGTGCGTCTTCGGGACCACGGAGGGCGTCCACGGCACCTCCCGCAACCCCTGGGACACCACGCGTACGGCGGGCGGCTCGTCCGGCGGCAGCGCGGCCGCGGTCGCCGCGGGCCTGGTCCCGATCGCCCTCGGCAACGACGGCATGGGCTCCCTGCGCATCCCGGCGGCCAACTGCGGGCTCGTCACGCTGAAGCCGGGGTCGGGGGTGGTCCCGGCCGGCATCAGCGACGGGGACTGGTTCGGCATGTCCGAAAACGGTCCGCTGTCGACCACGGTCGAGGACGCCCGCCTGCTGCTTTCGGTCATCGCCGGCACCGAGTTCGTACGACGGGACGCGCCCGCCACGCTCGACGTCGCCGTGTCCCTGCGCAGCCCGCTCGCCGGGGTCACGGTCAGCGCGCCGTATACGAACGCGGTCCGGGAGGCGGCCGGGCTGCTGATCAAGGCGGGGCATCTGGTGCGGCGCGCCGACCCGCCGTACCCGCTCTCGCTGAGCCTCACCTCGCTCGCCACCTGGACGGCGGGCACCTCGGTGGACGCCGCGGGGCTGGATCCGCGGCTGCTGGCCCGGCGCACCCGGGTGCACGCGGCGATCGGCCGGCGCTTCGTCAAGGCCGTGCGGACGGGCAAGGCCCGGCAGGAACTGCGCGAGCGACTGGAGCCGTTCTTCGCCGAGCACGACGTCCTGCTGCTTCCGGCGCTGGCCCGCCGCTCCCCCAAGGCCGAGGCCTGGCACGAGCGGGGCTGGCTGCGCAACGTCCTGGTCAACACCAACTACTCGCCGCTCACGCCGCCGTGGAATCTCACCGGCTGGCCGGCGATGTCGGTCCCGCTCGGCACTCTGCCCTCGGGCGCCCCCACCGCCGTACAACTGGTGGCCCGGCCCGGGTCGGAGACGGTGCTGCTGGAGGTCGCGGAGGAACTGGAGCGGCGGCAGCCGTGGCGGCGGACGGCGCCGCTCGACTGA
- a CDS encoding GNAT family N-acetyltransferase — translation MLIREAAAEDWPRIWPFWHRIVAAGETYAWDPGTPEEAARALWMHPAKRVYVVEDESGALVASAYVTPNYGGPAGRIANAGFMVDPDQGGRGIGRTLAEHVLAAAAADGYRGMVFNAVVETNPAVRLWTSLGFTILGTVPDAFEHPRHGRVGLHIMYKAL, via the coding sequence ATGCTGATCAGAGAAGCCGCGGCCGAGGACTGGCCGCGGATCTGGCCTTTCTGGCACCGGATCGTGGCCGCGGGCGAGACCTACGCCTGGGACCCCGGCACCCCCGAAGAAGCAGCGCGCGCCCTGTGGATGCACCCGGCCAAGCGCGTCTACGTCGTCGAGGACGAGAGCGGCGCCCTCGTCGCCTCGGCCTACGTCACTCCCAACTACGGCGGTCCCGCGGGACGCATCGCCAACGCCGGCTTCATGGTCGACCCCGACCAGGGCGGCCGCGGCATCGGCCGCACCCTCGCCGAGCACGTCCTGGCCGCCGCCGCGGCCGACGGCTACCGGGGGATGGTCTTCAACGCCGTCGTCGAGACCAACCCGGCCGTGCGGCTGTGGACCTCGCTCGGCTTCACGATCCTCGGCACCGTGCCGGACGCCTTCGAACACCCCCGGCACGGGCGGGTCGGGCTGCACATCATGTACAAGGCCCTCTAG
- a CDS encoding SDR family oxidoreductase, producing the protein MTPGLHGRAALVTGATRGIGAAVARQLADAGARVCVTARDADEVRRTAEQLGGIGLAGSVADPEHARAAVDLALGEFGRLDILVNNAATNQPYGPLMDVDPQAWREAFTINVEAPLRLVQAAWRGWMREHGGSVVNVCTEGAGHVGPNVGAYGTSKAALLHLTRQLAGELAPRVRVNSVSPGLVRTEMARFVWEKGPVELPLGRIGEPEDIGRAVVWLASDAAEWITGADLLVDGGTRVRAAHPGGYAVHDRLRSYAPPPS; encoded by the coding sequence ATGACGCCTGGACTGCACGGCAGGGCCGCCCTGGTCACCGGGGCCACGCGCGGCATCGGAGCGGCCGTCGCCCGGCAGCTGGCCGACGCCGGGGCGCGGGTGTGTGTGACGGCCAGGGACGCGGACGAGGTCCGGCGGACCGCCGAGCAGCTCGGCGGCATCGGCCTTGCGGGGAGCGTCGCGGACCCGGAGCACGCACGGGCGGCCGTGGATCTCGCTCTCGGCGAGTTCGGCCGGCTCGACATCCTCGTCAACAACGCGGCGACGAATCAGCCGTACGGCCCCCTCATGGACGTGGATCCCCAGGCGTGGCGCGAGGCCTTCACCATCAATGTCGAGGCACCGCTGCGGCTGGTGCAGGCGGCGTGGCGGGGGTGGATGCGGGAGCACGGCGGGTCGGTGGTCAACGTCTGCACGGAGGGCGCCGGACACGTGGGGCCGAACGTCGGCGCGTACGGCACCAGCAAGGCCGCGCTGCTCCACCTCACCCGGCAGCTGGCGGGCGAGCTGGCCCCCCGGGTGCGGGTCAACTCCGTCTCTCCCGGTCTCGTACGGACGGAGATGGCGCGGTTCGTGTGGGAGAAGGGCCCCGTGGAACTGCCCCTGGGGCGGATCGGTGAGCCCGAGGACATCGGGCGGGCCGTGGTGTGGCTCGCGTCCGACGCGGCCGAGTGGATCACCGGGGCGGATCTGCTGGTGGACGGGGGCACACGGGTGCGGGCGGCGCACCCGGGCGGGTACGCCGTCCATGACCGGCTGCGGTCGTACGCCCCGCCGCCCTCATGA